A genomic stretch from Phocoena phocoena chromosome 9, mPhoPho1.1, whole genome shotgun sequence includes:
- the PKD1L1 gene encoding LOW QUALITY PROTEIN: polycystin-1-like protein 1 (The sequence of the model RefSeq protein was modified relative to this genomic sequence to represent the inferred CDS: inserted 1 base in 1 codon), giving the protein MECRRPVGQKRSARHSFSGPRSLDGWWDWSLTTMLEGLYWGGLSTASMPGAQPRALGGKHHLLGHLVIKQLKGTPDSLCELEPGDHEGGLREQRALCQDSVCAHVQPGLETPRCKADFEIAFSELVEDSFPTCGPKDGGPETPSVIDPEIQRVAPGGPRGSQEESSAWAAQVRLPGCSRPAAHAALTGPRASGWIDHSTRAVSVHFTLYNPPTQLFSSVSLSAEMLPTGXLTLSSLLEPVTIFCSDSAPLFQSWILAQAAIMKYRTLGDLNGKH; this is encoded by the exons AAGTGCCAGGCACTCCTTCAGTGGCCCGAGAAGCTTGGATGGCTGGTGGGACTGGAGCCTGACCACGATGCTGGAAGGCCTGTACTGGGGAGGCCTCTCCACAGCCAGCATGCCGGGTGCTCAG CCCAGAGCTCTTGGAGGAAAGCACCACCTCCTAGGCCATTTGGTCATTAAACAGCTAAAAGGTACTCCTGATAGTTTATGTGAG CTAGAGCCCGGGGACCACGAGGGGGGATTGAGGGAGCAGAGGGCCCTGTGTCAGGACAGCGTATGTGCCCATGTGCAGCCAGGCTTGGAAACCCCCAGGTGCAAGGCCGACTTTGAAAT CGCATTTTCAGAGCTTGTGGAAGACTCTTTCCCTACATGTGGCCCCAAAGATGGAGGCCCTGAAACCCCCTCTGTGATAGACCCAGAGATCCAAAGAGTGGCCCCAGGTGGCCCCAGGGGCTCCCAGGAGGAGAGCTCGGCCTGGGCAGCACAAG TACGGCTGCCTGGGTGCAGCAG GCCTGCTGCACATGCAGCCCTGACCGGCCCCAGGGCCAGTGGTTGGATAGACCACAGCACCAGGGCTGTGTCCGTGCACTTTACCCTCTACAACCCTCCAACCCAGCTCTTCTCAAGCGTGTCCCTGAGCGCTGAGATGCTCCCCACTG GTctcaccctctcctccctgctggaGCCAGTCACCATCTTCTGCAGTGACTCAGCCCCACTGTTCCAGAG CTGgatcttagctcaggctgccataatgAAATACCGTACTCTGGGGGACTTAAACGGCAAACACTGA